The following are from one region of the Aspergillus luchuensis IFO 4308 DNA, chromosome 4, nearly complete sequence genome:
- a CDS encoding DUF1769 domain-containing protein (COG:S;~EggNog:ENOG410PJFZ;~InterPro:IPR013897;~PFAM:PF08588) produces the protein MFSSAPPQTHRLKVTAGTSYTPETHETVTVNSTSPLQLKSDHLTSNLWVRIKDYTGYPTTSPKTNPYFDTPPFNQNLFSLTFTLNFTHDVNGNDLIFGNDFDHPIRSYLPTGFGTALKIVKSTLDPSLDGDAYADKPYLYSPGLASWNQFSIGDKQEDGADEDNVIVQEGSTGSGVDARKEYNIPDTSSSRRTHFQNEERRKGFVFEKGRTYAADFGNGYLDFNEFAIRIPGFSFHIGKYVSDKNNVLRYVLKNRATGEVYLVICLTVVLEEETRDDSDEEGEGDDIIDAEDEQEVDDVD, from the exons ATGTTCTCCAGCgcccctccccaaacccaccgtCTGAAAGTCACCGCAGGCACATCCTACACACCAGAAACCCACGAAACCGTCACTGTAAATAGTACCTCTCCTCTACAACTCAAGAGCGACCACTTAACCAGCAATCTCTGGGTCCGCATCAAAGACTACACAG GCTAcccaaccacctcccccaaaaCAAACCCCTACTTCGACACACCCCCATTCAACCAAaacctcttctccctcacctTCACACTAAACTTCACCCACGACGTAAACGGCAACGACCTCATCTTCGGAAATGACTTCGACCATCCGATCCGCTCATACCTACCGACTGGATTTGGCACGGCGCTGAAGATAGTCAAGTCTACACTTGACCCGTCATTAGACGGTGACGCATATGCCGATAAgccatatttatatagtccTGGACTGGCTTCGTGGAACCAGTTCTCGATTGGAGATAAGCAGGAAGATGGTGCCGATGAGGACAATGTCATAGTCCAAGAAGGCAGCACGGGGTCTGGTGTGGATGCTCGGAAAGAGTATAATATTCCTGATACCTCGTCATCACGAAGAACGCATTTTCAgaatgaggagagaagaaagggattTGTCTTCGAGAAAGGGAGGACGTATGCGGCGGATTTTGGGAATGGGTATTTGGATTTCAACG AGTTCGCCATTCGGATTCCCGGGTTTAGCTTTCATATTGGGAAATATGTCAGTGATAAGAATAACGTGTTGCGGTATGTGCTAAAGAATCGCGCGACCGGGGAGGTGTATTTGGTGATTTGCTTGACGGTTGtgttggaggaagagacgagggatgatagtgatgaggagggcgagggtGATGATATAAtagatgcagaagatgaaCAGGAGGTAGACGATGTGGACTAG
- a CDS encoding isopenicillin N synthase family dioxygenase (COG:Q;~EggNog:ENOG410PG78;~InterPro:IPR026992,IPR027443,IPR005123;~PFAM:PF03171,PF14226;~go_function: GO:0016491 - oxidoreductase activity [Evidence IEA];~go_process: GO:0055114 - oxidation-reduction process [Evidence IEA]) has product MTLRPTSFTSIPVLDYAQATSSEEKPKFLANLRNALVNVGFFYLINAPIAPRVRDELIEKTFHIFDLPLEKKLEIEMVNSKHFLGYSRLGAETTARQTDYREQFDFATELPPPAPDAPLYRNIRGPNQWPDETAIPGFRHAVEAYLAEMSPIAEAFRILIAEALDLPPTALQQFFENPTQQKLKLIKYPPPTTPSEAQGVGAHKDSEFLTFLLQATPHTGLEVQNKAGEWIPAPPMQDSLVVNIGRALEAITGGVCTATTHRVNLEAENFVDAQGAPLGPRFSIPVFQGMSLDLSAENISLEIPAHIKDLIKDDKVRSDAEATFNKIFKGRVGEGTLIHRVMSHQDVGRRWYPELLDWALGEYEK; this is encoded by the exons ATGACACTCCGTCCTACCTCTTTTACTTCTATTCCCGTCCTCGACTATGCTCAGGCAACATCATCCGAGGAGAAGCCCAAGTTCCTCGCCAACCTGCGCAATGCCTTGGTTAATGTGGGCTTCTTCTACCTCATCAACGCCCCGATCGCGCCTCGGGTGCGCGACGAGCTGATTGAAAAGACCTTCCACATATTTGATCTGCCActcgagaagaagctggaaatCGAAATGGTCAACAGTAAGCATTTTCTGGGATACTCCAGACTCGGAGCAGAGACTACAGCCCGTCAAACCGATTATCGAGAACAATTTGAT TTTGCGACCGAGTTGCCTCCCCCGGCACCAGATGCGCCTCTATACCGTAATATCAGAGGTCCGAATCAG TGGCCCGACGAGACAGCCATCCCTGGCTTCCGTCACGCCGTGGAGGCATACCTAGCGGAGATGAGTCCAATTGCCGAGGCATTCAGGATTCTTATCGCAGAAGCGCTGGATTTACCGCCGACAGCACTACAGCAATTCTTCGAGAATCCAACACAGCAGAAGCTAAAACTGATCAAATATCCACCTCCAACTACTCCATCCGAAGCACAAGGCGTCGGAGCCCATAAGGATTCTGAGttcttgactttcttgcTTCAAGCGACACCGCATACCGGACTCGAGGTGCAAAACAAAGCCGGGGAATGGATCCCCGCGCCGCCAATGCAGGACTCGTTGGTCGTTAATATCGGTCGCGCACTCGAGGCTATCACAGGTGGAGTCTGCACGGCCACAACGCATCGAGTCAATTTGGAAGCAGAGAATTTTGTCGATGCGCAGGGTGCGCCGCTGGGACCGCGGTTCTCTATTCCTGTGTTCCAAGGCATGAGTCTGGACTTGTCGGCGGAGAATATCTCCCTTGAAATCCCGGCGCATATCAAGGATCTGATCAAGGATGACAAAGTCAGGTCGGATGCGGAGGCGACCTTCAATAAGATATTCAAGGGACGGGTGGGCGAAGGCACCCTTATACACCGGGTCATGAGTCACCAGGATGTTGGTCGGCGGTGGTATCCGGAGTTGTTGGACTGGGCTTTGGGCGAGTATGAGAAGTAG
- a CDS encoding uncharacterized protein (COG:S;~EggNog:ENOG410PRUM) — protein sequence MSSDPEIKEITISSNADTEILIKEYTRGYSGEKKIAKCVLMKVEREKLLEAEYFRAMFGHGRWLESASHRVTLEEDNCTGMEVLLRSLHGTLKDMPLDSVTVPGTWHVIMSCDKYNVDQKSLSSWFETWWKHESQKEDTKDYYTEFSRKMMYPCFVFDYAHGFQSATKELVYESVGHITEKNPTDIGRMHLPPRIIQQINAARGRLRTILHKGLFETLGNLANDGKCSCKELTTFEYLREMARIHVWPLEDCMKAESINQMLERLRLFDATKMRKLTDPLSGKVRPCYYCNTSWDAIVLRAAKTVAEYFDGLCLDCMDISKDLRSYGDRDADYWEHNELEMWDTDCRIRHGEPTWYFSFMGRREKRGLIGD from the exons ATGAGTTCTGACCCTGAAATCAAGGAGATAACCATCTCCTCGAACGCGGACACCGAGATCCTCATCAAAGAATACACTAGGGGTTATAGCggtgagaagaagatagCAAAGTGCGTTTTGATGAAAGTCGAGCGCGAGAAGCTACTTGAAGCTGAATACTTTCGAGCAATGTTTGGTCACGGTCGCTGGCTGGAGTCAGCAAGTCATAGAGTCACCCTGGAGGAGGACAACTGCACGGGTATGGAAGTTCTCCTGCGCAGCCTTCACGGCACCCTCAAGGACATGCCTCTTGATTCAGTCACCGTTCCAGGAACATGGCATGTGATCATGTCGTGCGATAAGTACAACGTTGATCAGAAAAGTCTGAGTTCATGGTTCGAGACATGGTGGAAGCATGAGAGTCAGAAGGAGGACACCAAAGATTACTACACTGAGTTTTCTAGGAAAATGATGTACCCATGCTTCGTATTTGACTATGCCCATGGATTTCAATCTGCCACCAAGGAGCTGGTGTATGAATCCGTCGGTCACATTACCGAGAAAAATCCAACTGACATTGGGCGGATGCATTTGCCCCCGCGCATCATCC AGCAGATCAACGCGGCCCGTGGACGGCTTAGAACTATTCTTCACAAGGGGTTGTTCGAAACACTTGGAAATCTGGCCAATGATGGGAAGTGTTCCTGTAAGGAACTGACTACCTTTGAATACTTGCGGGAGATGGCCAGAATTCACGTCTGGCCGCTGGAAGACTGCATGAAAGCCGAAAGTATCAATCAGATGCTCGAACGACTGCGTTTGTTTGATGCAACGAAAATGCGAAAGCTTACGGACCCTCTGTCTGGAAAAGTGAGACCGTGCTATTATTGTAACACATCTTGGGACGCTATTGTTTTGCGAGCAGCCAAAACAGTAGCAGAGTACTTTGATGGTCTCTGCTTGGACTGTATGGACATCAGTAAGGATCTACGTTCTTATGGTGACAGAGATGCGGATTACTGGGAACATAATGAGTTGGAGATGTGGGATACTGATTGTCGGATTAGACATGGAGAGCCCACATGGTACTTTAGTTTCATGGGGCGTAGGGAGAAGCGCGGCTTAATCGGAGATTGA
- a CDS encoding arabinan endo-1,5-alpha-L-arabinosidase (CAZy:GH43;~COG:G;~EggNog:ENOG410PH4A;~InterPro:IPR016840,IPR023296,IPR006710;~PFAM:PF04616;~SECRETED:SignalP(1-35);~go_function: GO:0004553 - hydrolase activity, hydrolyzing O-glycosyl compounds [Evidence IEA];~go_function: GO:0046558 - arabinan endo-1,5-alpha-L-arabinosidase activity [Evidence IEA];~go_process: GO:0005975 - carbohydrate metabolic process [Evidence IEA]) — protein sequence MLRISHPVVTAPVLIAMYQLLSIASVPLLASLVHGYANPGACSGVCTTHDPGLIRRESDGTYFLFSTGNKISYVSASSIEGPWTSVGSMLPDGSSIDLDGNDDLWAPDVSYVDGLYYVYYAVSTFGSQDSAIGLATSETMEYDSWTDHGSTGIKSSSSKIYNAIDPNLIYADGTYYINFGSFWDDLYQVPMKSTPTAAASSSYNIAYDPSGTHAEEGSYMFQYGDYYYLFYSAGICCGYDTSMPASGEEYHIKVCRSTSPTGDFVDADGTACTDGGGTMVLESHGEVYGPGGQGVYDDPNLGPVLYYHYMNTTIGYADSDAQFGWNTIDFSSGWPVV from the exons ATGCTTCGGATAAGTCATCCAGTGGTGACAGCGCCTGTCTTGATAGCCATGTATCAGCTCCTATCCATTGCCTCGGTCCCTCTGCTGGCCAGCCTCGTGCATGGCTACGCCAATCCCGGAGCATGCTCGGGGGTTTGTACCACCCACGACCCCGGTTTGATCCGGAGAGAGTCAGACGGTACatactttctcttctccacagGAAACAAAATCTCCTACGTATCTGCGTCATCCATCGAAGGACCATGGACCAGTGTTGGATCTATGCTTCCGGATGGATCGTCCATCGATTTggatggcaacgatgatcTTTGG GCGCCAGATGTTTCCTACGTAGATGGTCTCTATTATGTATACTACGCCGTGTCGACCTTTGGATCCCAAGACTCCGCAATCGGACTGGCAACGTCTGAGACGATGGAATATGACTCTTGGACCGATCATGGCTCCACTGGCATcaaatcttcttcctccaagatCTACAATGCAATCGACCCCAACCTGATCTACGCCGACGGTACCTACTACATCAACTTTGGGTCGTTCTGGGATGATCTCTACCAAGTCCCGATGAAGTCAACCCCAACTGCAGCTGCCTCATCTTCCTACAATATCGCATATGACCCGTCCGGCACTCATGCAGAGGAGGGTTCATACATGTTCCAGTACggtgactactactacctctttTACTCGGCGGGTATCTGCTGTGGATATGATACGTCCATGCCTGCTTCCGGAGAGGAGTATCATATCAAGGTCTGCCGTTCGACTTCCCCGACCGGTGACTTC GTTGACGCTGATGGCACGGCATGCACGGACGGCGGGGGCACGATGGTTCTTGAAAGTCACGGAGAAGTCTATGGCCCTGGCGGACA GGGTGTGTATGATGATCCTAACTTGGGTCCGGTTctctactaccactacaTGAACACCACGATTGGGTATGCCGATTCTGACGCGCAGTTTGGGTGGAACACGATCGACTTTTCCAGTGGATGGCCGGTGGTATAA
- a CDS encoding Zn(II)2Cys6 transcription factor (COG:S;~EggNog:ENOG410PI00;~InterPro:IPR036864,IPR021858,IPR001138;~PFAM:PF00172;~go_function: GO:0000981 - DNA-binding transcription factor activity, RNA polymerase II-specific [Evidence IEA];~go_function: GO:0008270 - zinc ion binding [Evidence IEA];~go_process: GO:0006355 - regulation of transcription, DNA-templated [Evidence IEA]): protein MADVTQGTSRGVRKPRKSRGRGLRATTGCLICKRRHVKCDEARPQCGPCAKGQRDCVYGSSYESGTPNIGDRQTPTASHSSPSSQLTPQVQLHEPLRVLVDVCQHEDASAHRASATASPRGQHSSATPHVGLHQHSHVSPSASVHDFTPSPATDSSVSTRLAPLSWFELLANDAVNADRNFFLSSPHQDVNPACQGSTTHLSVANLQPHNARESQSFQAASFDRDPGIENRISPAADGHPKLPDDPSSWSTSAPIQLSQQEHLMFKHFVRNMSSWYDFFDPTLQISSKVPHLAMRNIGVMKALLALSARHLSIWHTYKGSGVIPYREDGRRMMDFPDVDRNIAVQYYYETLQYLNKAMQYPSYAYSHEIISTSLLISTYEMVDGSNRDWERHLKGVFWIQRYQNNDGECGGLRQAIWWAWLRQDVWVAMRERRRIFSFWKPTRHISSLSPPELASFVSYILGQCVNYASREEAASKDIQSRLERGNELLYMLQEWQDYLPPEFNPLPCEQDATVFPPIWVHPPPYAAALQIHSLARILVLSHRPTVNGFQDYRAAQKLLTTSVNTICGIARTIREDNLAASLMSLYCIYGGRLICPCPDVIIC from the exons ATGGCCGATGTTACGCAGGGGACCTCGCGTGGCGTTCGGAAACCTCGCAAATCCCGCGGCCGTGGATTGCGGGCCACTACTGGCTG CCTGATTTGCAAGCGCCGGCATGTCAAATGTGATGAG GCTCGCCCACAATGCGGCCCTTGCGCCAAAGGCCAACGTGACTGTGTCTATGGGAGCAGCTATGAATCCGGAACTCCTAATATAGGGGATAGACAAACACCCACTGCATCGcactcctctccttcatcacaGTTGACTCCACAGGTGCAGCTACACGAGCCCCTGCGAGTCTTGGTAGATGTCTGCCAGCATGAAGACGCTTCCGCTCACCGAGCGTCGGCTACGGCATCGCCAAGGGGCCAGCACAGCAGTGCAACGCCGCATGTTGGTCTACATCAACACAGCCATGTCTCTCCTTCGGCCTCGGTTCACGACTTCACACCCTCTCCAGCTACAGATTCCTCGGTATCGACCAGGCTTGCGCCCTTGAGTTGGTTCGAGCTTCTGGCCAATGATGCCGTGAACGCGGACCGGAACTTTTTCCTATCATCACCACATCAGGACGTCAACCCTGCTTGCCAGGGATCAACAACCCACCTGTCGGTCGCAAACCTACAACCACACAATGCTAGGGAGTCTCAAAGCTTCCAGGCAGCTTCTTTTGATCGTGATCCAGGTATCGAAAACAGGATTTCGCCTGCAGCCGATGGCCACCCAAAGCTTCCCGATGATCCGTCATCTTGGAGTACTTCCGCGCCCATTCAGCTATCCCAACAAGAACACCTCATGTTCAAACACTTTGTCCGGAATATGTCTAGTTGGTATGATTTCTTCGACCCGACACTACAAATTTCAAGCAAGGTCCCACATTTGGCCATGAGAAATATAGGTGTAATGAAGGCCCTTCTGGCTCTCTCGGCACGCCATCTTTCCATCTGGCATACCTACAAAGGTTCGGGGGTTATTCCATAccgggaagatggaagaagaatgatggaTTTCCCAGATGTCGATCGCAACATCGCAGTCCAGTATTACTACGAGACCCTACAATATCTCAATAAGGCTATGCAGTATCCCAGCTACGCATACAGCCACGAGATCATTAGCACGTCGCTTCTGATCAGCACATACGAAATGGTGGATGGATCTAATCGAGATTGGGAGCGGCATCTGAAAGGGGTATTCTGGATTCAAAGATACCAAAACAACGATGGAGAATGCGGGGGGTTGCGTCAAGCCATCTGGTGGGCATGGCTACGGCAGGACGTCTGGGTAGCCATGCGGGAGCGTCGTCGAATCTTCAGTTTCTGGAAGCCTACGCGACACATCTCCTCGCTGTCTCCCCCGGAGCTGGCCAGTTTCGTCTCATACATCCTTGGACAATGCGTCAATTATGCCTCGCGCGAAGAGGCAGCATCTAAAGACATACAGAGTCGCTTGGAGAGGGGGAATGAGCTGCTCTATATGTTGCAGGAATGGCAGGATTATCTGCCACCGGAGTTCAACCCACTTCCGTGTGAGCAGGATGCGACCGTCTTTCCACCGATTTGGGTTCATCCGCCTCCATACGCAGCGGCATTGCAAATACACAGCTTGGCCAGAATTCTGGTGCTGTCACACCGTCCGACGGTGAACGGTTTCCAAGACTACCGGGCTGCCCAGAAGCTGCTTACTACGTCAGTGAACACAATTTGTGGCATTGCTCGAACTATACGCGAGGATAACCTTGCTGCCAGCCTGATGTCTCTGTATTGTATATATGGGGGTAGGTTGATCTGTCCTTGTCCTGATGTGATTATTTGCTGA
- a CDS encoding uncharacterized protein (COG:Q;~EggNog:ENOG410PMB4;~InterPro:IPR036291,IPR002347;~PFAM:PF08659,PF00106,PF13561;~go_process: GO:0055114 - oxidation-reduction process [Evidence IEA]): protein MFKGQKHPRLSQTSPPNTPLKPLLCTPYLLITMSPTSTDTASAAEAKNGTSTPFVNTMPDSTFSWQITLAQKVIAITGANRGIGLGIAEVCLANSAKFVYSMDLMEPGEETIALQTRYPNFRYIQTDVTSEESIEKAVNQIVEETGRIDGLVANAGMTKHQPALKFERPELERMFNLNVFGAYFCAQIVARKFIELGIKGSIVMTASMTSYRPNRAAPSAPYGATKAAVRNMCHTLAMEWSKHGIRVNSISPGFVRTAMTYYVETAPDWDTKMEYYGGMPRLADPRELGGAYVYLLSDSSSYTTGIDIPIAGIVGAW from the exons ATGTTTAAAGGGCAGAAACACCCCAGATTAAGCCAGACATCGCCTCCAAACACTCCTCTCAAACCACTACTCTGCACCCCTTACCTCCTCATCACAATGTCCCCAACTTCCACAGATACTGCCTCCGCCGCAGAAGCCAAGAATGGCACCTCCACACCATTTGTGAACACCATGCCCGACTCAACCTTCAGCTGGCAGATCACCCTGGCGCAAAAGGTCATTGCCATCACCGGCGCCAATCGCGGCATCGGCCTCGGCATTGCCGAAGTGTGTCTGGCCAATTCTGCCAAGTTCGTTTATTCAATGGATCTCATGGAGCCCGGAGAAGAGACCATTGCCCTTCAGACCCGCTACCCGAACTTCCGATATATCCAGACCGACGTGACCTCCGAGGAGAGTATCGAGAAGGCCGTGAATCAGATCGTGGAGGAAACCGGACGAATTGATGGCCTGGTGGCTAATGCGGGAATGACCAAACATCAGCCAGCTCTCAAATTCGAGCGCCCGGAATTAGAACGCATGTTCAACCTTAAT GTTTTCGGCGCATATTTCTGCGCGCAGATTGTCGCTCGGAAGTTTATCGAGCTGGGGATCAAGGGGTCTATTGTTATGACTGCTAGTATGACTTCTTATCGTCCGAATCGC GCTGCCCCGTCCGCTCCCTACGGCGCTACTAAAGCCGCAG TGCGCAACATGTGTCACACCTTAGCGATGGAGTGGAGCAAACACGGTATCCGCGTGAACAGCATTTCCCCGGGTTTTGTCCGCACCGCCATGACCTACTACGTGGAAACTGCCCCCGACTGGGATACAAAGATGGAATACTACGGAGGAATGCCTCGGCTGGCCGACCCTCGCGAGTTGGGAGGCGCTTACGTGTATCTGCTTAGCGATAGCAGCTCGTACACCACCGGCATTGATATTCCCATCGCAGGTATCGTCGGTGCTTGGTAG
- a CDS encoding LipA and NB-ARC domain protein (COG:S;~EggNog:ENOG410QDUI;~InterPro:IPR011990,IPR029058;~PFAM:PF13374,PF13424;~go_function: GO:0005515 - protein binding [Evidence IEA]) yields the protein MEAASRHEFPFLEEVYSAEQPKIDFVFVHGLNPRGKDNHPFETWTHENGIFWPRDYLPQDIPQARIFVYGYNSTITNPQSMSTASVKDHANTLLNLLDLERSPQLNVRPTKIIFIGHSLGGLVIKQALLNAHEDPKYNSIRNNTSGLVFFGCPHRGTKGVELGKIAAKVARFVAKGHASNDLLDCLEHNSLFTRQMTSRFSHQLEDYRVISFVEGKEVFLGGAGPASVSHLVVDEESAVLGLPGQRETRLKLDADHSQMCKVGSRGPMYKLIKGNIKQIADQVLITEQGYITQPSVSPHPAPPLPPRLPGNSSIPYPAAPTPQPTTKRVIGTLFTPVDNDPRSIKAAELKNNYRWDEARKLEYDIFNEHLRTIGPDHHSTLEIGYHLASIDLESGYLSKAAEWAGWVSSNSQRVFDKRHPLAMKAESLMGEILCHQGKGQEGESVCANVLARQQMTIGEDDLDTLDTRRRLAIAYGAVERRQEAVQTSERVTERLRELLGPNHIRVYASILDTADHMLSMRSHDTRALMVMRFSGEVDQLAQGATQIARELTDLLGPRHPLAIRALRLQGGSQMLDPDGITAASETFRRALANAEEELGADHPETMSIVALMGVMYASQGRSVAGLYGTPGQSNTQLATPWLSRYLTWAENRMGKGCPEVQSTLAMLGKLHMEAQKHIEAQAYYERVVEGCRENGAAVPQEVQTMLQLCRMHTRYIMPQRTSGGIQSLLSSFQRM from the exons ATGGAGGCTGCCTCCCGACATGAGTTTCCGTTCCTTGAAGAGGTCTACTCTGCGGAGCAGCCCAAGATCGA TTTCGTCTTCGTGCACGGCTTAAACCCTCGAGGCAAAGATAACCACCCTTTCGAAACATGGACGCACGAGAACGGCATCTTCTGGCCGCGGGACTACCTCCCTCAGGATATCCCCCAGGCACGCATCTTCGTCTATGGGTATAATTCCACCATCACGAATCCGCAGAGCATGTCGACTGCTAGCGTCAAGGACCATGCCAATACATTGCTGAATTTGTTGGACTTGGAGCGGAGTCCACAGTTG AATGTGCGACCGACAAAGATTATATTCATCGGCCATAGTTTGGGCGGACTGGTCATCAAGCAA GCCCTGCTCAACGCACACGAAGACCCCAAGTACAACTCGATCCGCAACAACAcatctggtctggtcttctTTGGTTGTCCACATCGAGGTACCAAAGGTGTCGAGCTCGGCAAGATCGCAGCAAAGGTGGCTCGGTTCGTCGCCAAAGGACACGCCAGTAATGATCTGCTCGATTGTCTGGAGCACAACTCGCTCTTCACCCGCCAGATGACAAGCCGATTCTCGCACCAGCTGGAGGACTATCGCGTGATCAGTTTcgtggaagggaaagaggtCTTCTTGGGCGGTGCTGGACCGGCTTCTGTTAGCCAT TTAGTAGTTGACGAGGAATCAGCTGTCCTCGGACTCCCCGGGCAGCGCGAAACCCGACTGAAGCTGGACGCCGACCACTCGCAGATGTGCAAAGTGGGCAGTCGGGGCCCGATGTATAAACTGATCAAAGGCAACATCAAGCAAATCGCCGACCAAGTCCTCATAACAGAACAAGGATACATCACTCAACCTTCCGTATCCCCTCATCCAGCCCCCCCTCTGCCTCCGCGCCTGCCAGGAAACAGCAGCATCCCGTATCCCGCCGCGCCCacaccccaacccaccacaaAACGCGTCATCGGCACTCTCTTCACCCCCGTCGACAACGATCCTCGCTCGATCAAGGCTGCCGAGCTGAAGAATAACTATCGCTGGGATGAAGCCCGCAAACTCGAATATGACATCTTCAACGAACACCTGCGCACCATCGGACCAGACCACCACAGCACGCTCGAGATAGGGTACCATCTCGCCTCTATCGACCTCGAGTCCGGATACCTCTCCAAAGCCGCCGAATGGGCCGGCTGGGTCTCATCTAACAGCCAACGCGTCTTCGATAAGCGTCACCCGCTCGCCATGAAGGCCGAGAGTCTCATGGGTGAGATCCTCTGCCATCAGGGGAAAGGCCAGGAAGGCGAGTCGGTCTGCGCGAATGTCCTGGCCCGTCAGCAAATGACcattggagaagatgatctggaCACTCTCGACACGCGCCGGAGATTGGCGATCGCGTATGGCGCTGTTGAGCGACGACAGGAAGCTGTGCAGACATCGGAGAGGGTTACTGAACGGTTGCGGGAGTTACTGGGACCTAACCATATACGCGTGTATGCTTCTATTCTTGATACGGCCGACCATATGCTCTCAATGCGGTCGCATGATACGAGGGCACTGATGGTCATGCGGTTCAGCGGAGAGGTAGATCAGCTGGCGCAAGGGGCTACGCAGATTGCACGCGAGCTGACGGACCTGCTTGGTCCGCGCCATCCACTCGCTATTCGGGCCTTGAGGCTACAGGGTGGGAGTCAGATGCTCGATCCGGACGGGATTACGGCAGCGTCGGAGACGTTCCGACGTGCGCTAGCgaatgcagaggaggagctgggcgCGGATCATCCCGAGACGATGAGCATCGTGGCACTGATGGGTGTGATGTATGCGTCGCAGGGACGCAGCGTGGCTGGGTTGTATGGCACGCCCGGCCAGTCAAATACGCAGTTGGCCACGCCATGGTTGAGTAGATACTTGACATGGGCGGAGAATCGAATGGGGAAGGGCTGTCCCGAAGTACAGAGTACCCTGGCTATGTTGGGAAAATTGCACATGGAGGCGCAGAAGCATATTGAGGCGCAGGCTTACTATGAGCGAGTGGTGGAGGGATGTCGTGAGAACGGAGCGGCCGTTCCCCAGGAGGTGCAGACGATGTTGCAGTTGTGTCGGATGCatacaagatatataatgCCGCAGAGGACTTCGGGAGGGATACAGAGTTTATTGTCATCGTTTCAGCGGATGTGA
- a CDS encoding uncharacterized protein (COG:S;~EggNog:ENOG410PZJX;~antiSMASH:Cluster_4.2), which yields MDKLSGLASKLSGGNKSGGDTQASGSSGNQGQEDYLDKGLDSVEQKFGGGKIDPQKMRSTNEKITDTARNQFESATGKKVPEKFSN from the exons ATGGACAAACTCTCCGGTCTCGCCTCGAAGCTCAGCGGTGGCAACAAGTCTGGCGGTGACACGCAGGCCTCGGGGTCTAGCGGAAACCAGGGCCAGGAGGATTACCTTGATAAGG GTCTCGACTCGGTTGAACAGAAGTTCGGTGGTGGCAAGATCGATCCTCAGAAGATGCGCTCGACGAATGAGAAAATCACGGATACGGCGAGGAATCAGTTTGAGAGTGCTACCGG aaagaaagtcCCGGAGAAGTTTTCCAATTAG